In the genome of Gordonia rubripertincta, one region contains:
- a CDS encoding long-chain fatty acid--CoA ligase — MNHGPSAHPLLITDFLYRARDMFGDREIVDHVDGAEVFRYTYRDYADRVLRLASALVASGIRPGDRVGTLAWNHRRHLELYLAVPLAGAVLHTINIRLSPDEIAYIVDHADDAMIFADPSLDHLLSVARERRPDMPVIPIDSDDESVSAGTTLDSMVASAEPIAAPVARADDELAVLCYTSGTTGAPKGVGYSHKSLYLHTMAACLADGHAISERDRALLVVPMFHANAWGVPFAALMSGASQILPGPHPTPAHIADIIAAERVTYTGMVPTVAVDLLAHAQAAGTDLSSLRALVLGGSTPTLGLIRDLEALGIPVFQGWGMTEISPMATFSRPPASTDDDPERRWAYIRKQGRLLPGLQWKLVDDDGRLMPHDGISRGEILIRGPWVATGYYGADHPDKFDDGWLRTGDIGVIDEDGYLTIVDRTKDLIKSGGEWISSVALEEALIEHPAVHEAAVVSVPHPRWQERPVAYVVGDEGLDVEAVGAELAERVPRWWVPERIVAVDALPRTSVGKLDKRRLREQAAGTPDLWEPTTAADSPVPVTHADS, encoded by the coding sequence ATGAACCACGGTCCGTCAGCCCACCCGCTGCTGATCACCGACTTCCTGTACCGGGCACGAGACATGTTCGGAGACAGGGAAATCGTCGATCACGTCGACGGCGCCGAGGTCTTCCGGTACACCTATCGCGACTACGCCGACCGGGTCCTGCGGCTCGCGTCCGCCCTCGTCGCGAGCGGCATCCGGCCGGGCGACCGGGTCGGCACGCTGGCCTGGAACCATCGGCGGCACCTGGAGCTGTACCTCGCGGTGCCGCTCGCCGGAGCCGTGCTGCACACGATCAACATCCGGCTCTCCCCCGACGAGATCGCCTACATCGTCGACCACGCCGACGATGCGATGATCTTCGCCGATCCCTCGCTGGATCACCTGCTGTCCGTCGCCCGCGAACGGCGTCCGGACATGCCGGTGATCCCGATCGACTCCGACGACGAGAGCGTCTCGGCGGGAACGACTCTGGACTCGATGGTCGCCTCCGCGGAACCGATCGCGGCACCGGTCGCCCGCGCGGACGACGAGCTGGCCGTGCTCTGCTACACATCGGGTACGACCGGGGCGCCGAAGGGTGTTGGATATTCCCACAAGTCCCTGTATCTGCACACGATGGCGGCCTGCCTGGCCGACGGACATGCGATCTCCGAACGCGACCGCGCCCTGCTCGTGGTCCCGATGTTCCACGCCAACGCGTGGGGAGTCCCGTTCGCGGCGCTGATGTCCGGGGCGTCGCAGATCCTGCCCGGACCCCACCCCACACCCGCGCACATCGCCGACATCATCGCCGCCGAGCGGGTGACCTACACCGGGATGGTGCCGACGGTCGCGGTGGACCTGCTCGCCCATGCGCAGGCCGCGGGAACCGACCTGAGCAGCCTCCGCGCGCTGGTCCTGGGCGGTTCGACGCCGACCCTGGGCCTCATCCGCGACCTCGAGGCACTCGGCATCCCGGTGTTCCAGGGCTGGGGCATGACCGAGATCTCACCGATGGCGACGTTCTCCCGTCCGCCGGCATCCACCGACGACGACCCGGAACGCCGCTGGGCGTACATCCGGAAACAGGGACGGCTCCTCCCGGGGCTCCAGTGGAAACTCGTCGACGACGACGGAAGGCTCATGCCCCACGACGGGATCAGCCGCGGGGAGATCCTGATCCGCGGACCGTGGGTCGCCACCGGTTACTACGGTGCCGATCATCCGGACAAGTTCGACGACGGCTGGTTGCGCACCGGCGACATCGGTGTCATCGACGAAGACGGCTACCTCACGATCGTCGATCGCACCAAGGACCTCATCAAGAGCGGCGGCGAGTGGATCAGCTCCGTCGCGCTGGAGGAGGCCCTGATCGAACACCCCGCCGTCCACGAGGCTGCGGTGGTCTCCGTTCCGCATCCGCGCTGGCAGGAGCGTCCCGTCGCCTATGTGGTCGGCGACGAAGGGCTCGACGTGGAGGCGGTGGGGGCCGAGCTCGCCGAGCGTGTCCCGCGCTGGTGGGTGCCCGAACGGATCGTCGCCGTCGACGCCCTCCCGCGGACCAGTGTCGGAAAACTCGACAAACGGCGACTCCGCGAGCAGGCGGCCGGGACCCCCGACTTGTGGGAACCCACAACCGCCGCGGATTCTCCCGTTCCCGTGACGCACGCCGATTCCTAA
- a CDS encoding alpha/beta fold hydrolase has translation MSYLAVENDRRIYFEHHRGDARPVVLIHGWGANTRCWGANTRCWDTTAPALKAAGHEVVLVDLRACGRSDKDFEDVSIAALADDVVKVVEHLGLESPVINGWSLGGAVATAAASALGSRAGGLVLTGGASPRYTATDDWPYGGSSEDVEGVLAGAAANRADTFRGVAGAVCATPPSSDVLDWIWGMFLEMGPAGDDSLRDLARTDLRKELGGLDIPILLLHGRDDAFVPFAGAEAVLELNSRARLVPFDACGHAPFLEDRDRYLAELTGFLKS, from the coding sequence ATGAGCTATCTCGCGGTTGAGAACGATCGCCGGATCTACTTCGAGCACCACCGTGGGGACGCACGCCCCGTCGTGCTGATCCACGGCTGGGGCGCCAACACCCGCTGCTGGGGCGCCAACACCCGCTGCTGGGACACCACCGCCCCCGCGCTCAAGGCCGCGGGGCACGAGGTCGTGCTCGTCGATCTGCGCGCATGTGGCCGCTCCGACAAGGACTTCGAGGACGTCTCGATCGCGGCCCTGGCCGACGACGTGGTCAAGGTGGTCGAGCACCTCGGCCTCGAGTCTCCCGTCATCAACGGCTGGTCTCTCGGCGGAGCCGTCGCCACGGCCGCCGCGTCGGCCCTCGGCTCGCGTGCCGGCGGCCTGGTCCTGACCGGCGGCGCGTCGCCGCGCTACACCGCGACCGACGACTGGCCCTATGGCGGCTCTTCCGAAGACGTCGAGGGAGTCCTCGCCGGTGCCGCCGCCAACCGCGCCGACACCTTCCGCGGCGTGGCCGGCGCGGTCTGCGCGACTCCTCCGAGTTCGGATGTCCTGGACTGGATCTGGGGGATGTTCCTGGAGATGGGCCCGGCCGGGGACGATTCGCTGCGCGACCTCGCCCGTACCGACCTGCGCAAGGAGCTCGGCGGGCTCGACATCCCGATCCTGCTCCTGCACGGCCGGGACGACGCCTTCGTCCCGTTCGCCGGGGCCGAGGCCGTCCTCGAACTCAACTCCCGTGCTCGTCTCGTCCCGTTCGACGCCTGCGGTCATGCCCCGTTCCTCGAGGACCGGGACCGCTACCTCGCCGAACTGACCGGTTTCCTGAAGTCATGA
- a CDS encoding LLM class flavin-dependent oxidoreductase, which yields MSTSDVSFGLWYDFRNPPGNSRGFGDFYRATLDQIAWAESIGLDSVWLTEHHFMEDGYTPSPFLLASAIGNRTTTMRIGTNLVVSPLHNPIRLAEDSATLSLLTGGRFSLGVGQGYWEPEFEAFGRRLINRPSLLEEGVEIVRRCWSGSAEPFDGKRLRKPALPVTPTPETVPDILVGAMADPAIERAARIGDGFLSTQNAHHASYLDALDRLGRNRDEGRIFAGQWTIIADDPEREWSRIGTHALYQINKYIEMGAFGPIPQFTDPGQLVDAGSFTLWDPATAVDELTELLTATPQIEDVHFWAQLPGEAIDSGSARIELLAGKVVPEVRARLAARSSVEVPA from the coding sequence GACTTCTACCGCGCGACGCTCGACCAGATCGCCTGGGCGGAGTCGATCGGCCTCGACTCGGTCTGGTTGACCGAGCACCACTTCATGGAGGACGGATACACGCCGTCGCCGTTCCTGCTCGCCTCCGCGATCGGCAACCGGACGACGACGATGCGGATCGGTACCAATCTCGTGGTGTCGCCGCTGCACAACCCGATCCGCCTCGCCGAGGACTCGGCCACGCTGTCCCTGCTGACCGGCGGACGTTTCTCACTCGGTGTCGGCCAGGGCTACTGGGAGCCGGAGTTCGAGGCCTTCGGACGACGGCTGATCAACCGCCCGAGTCTGCTCGAGGAGGGCGTGGAGATCGTGCGCCGCTGCTGGTCCGGATCGGCCGAGCCGTTCGACGGCAAGCGTCTGCGCAAGCCCGCTCTGCCCGTCACCCCCACCCCCGAGACCGTCCCCGACATCCTGGTCGGCGCGATGGCCGATCCGGCGATCGAACGTGCTGCCCGCATCGGCGACGGTTTCCTCAGCACCCAGAACGCCCACCACGCGTCCTACCTGGACGCGCTCGACCGTCTCGGCCGGAACCGGGACGAGGGCCGGATCTTCGCCGGGCAATGGACGATCATCGCCGACGACCCCGAGCGGGAGTGGTCGCGCATCGGCACCCACGCGCTCTACCAGATCAACAAGTACATCGAGATGGGCGCGTTCGGGCCGATCCCCCAGTTCACCGACCCGGGTCAGCTCGTCGACGCCGGCTCGTTCACCCTCTGGGATCCGGCCACCGCCGTCGACGAACTCACCGAACTGCTGACGGCCACCCCGCAGATCGAGGACGTGCACTTCTGGGCGCAGCTGCCCGGCGAAGCCATCGACAGCGGCAGCGCTCGCATCGAGCTCCTCGCCGGCAAGGTCGTTCCGGAGGTCCGGGCCCGTCTGGCCGCGCGATCGTCCGTGGAGGTCCCTGCATGA
- a CDS encoding LLM class flavin-dependent oxidoreductase, with the protein MKFSLFYVLESPDRDFRRAYEEMLSQVEIAERLGFDGVWLAEHHGSAYGSMPSPQVAAAAIAARTSRMRIGIAVSNLTLAWPVRIAEDFAMVDVISGGRLDFGVGRGYQPHEFRAMGVADKQDVSREVFDEAFQIVTGLWTKAVGEPYTFHGKHFHIDSVDCRPAPLQQPTPPIYVASISPETFDLVADHGHNMLVTPTLMTLPELNGFVVDAKRTLMHRGRDPLSLDFPMNWQIHLAENDEEAVRRARPSLEWYFDNVMSAVPQGAATPAGYERYAALAEAAAEGAMSLTGLREGGICYVGDPDGLIREIEILREESGLDHLICWLRFGGMPHDDVVRSMELLAEHVIPHFADAPPLVPRALRHEEPTHTDKFFEIEFDDEGEVHELSRG; encoded by the coding sequence GTGAAGTTCAGCCTGTTCTACGTGTTGGAGAGTCCGGACCGGGACTTTCGGCGGGCCTACGAGGAGATGCTCTCGCAGGTCGAGATCGCCGAGCGCCTCGGGTTCGACGGGGTCTGGCTCGCCGAACACCACGGCAGCGCCTACGGGTCGATGCCGTCGCCGCAGGTCGCGGCGGCGGCCATCGCGGCCCGTACCTCGCGGATGCGCATCGGTATCGCGGTCAGCAATCTGACGCTCGCCTGGCCGGTCCGGATCGCCGAGGACTTCGCGATGGTCGACGTGATCTCCGGCGGCCGGCTCGACTTCGGCGTCGGACGCGGCTACCAGCCCCACGAGTTCCGTGCGATGGGAGTCGCCGACAAGCAGGACGTCAGCCGGGAGGTCTTCGACGAGGCGTTCCAGATCGTCACCGGACTGTGGACCAAGGCGGTCGGCGAGCCGTACACGTTCCACGGCAAGCACTTCCACATCGACAGCGTGGACTGCCGGCCCGCGCCCCTCCAGCAGCCGACGCCTCCGATCTATGTGGCGTCGATCAGTCCCGAGACATTCGACCTGGTCGCCGACCACGGACACAACATGCTCGTGACGCCGACGCTGATGACCCTGCCCGAGCTGAACGGCTTCGTCGTCGACGCCAAGCGCACGCTGATGCACCGCGGCCGCGATCCTCTCTCCCTCGACTTCCCGATGAACTGGCAGATCCACCTCGCCGAGAACGACGAGGAGGCCGTCCGCCGGGCCCGGCCGAGTCTTGAGTGGTACTTCGACAACGTCATGTCCGCGGTGCCGCAAGGTGCCGCGACCCCGGCGGGCTACGAACGCTACGCGGCACTGGCGGAGGCCGCGGCCGAGGGTGCGATGTCGTTGACCGGCCTGCGCGAGGGCGGCATCTGCTACGTCGGCGACCCCGACGGACTCATCCGCGAGATCGAGATCCTGCGCGAGGAATCGGGTCTCGACCACCTCATCTGCTGGCTTCGGTTCGGCGGCATGCCCCACGACGACGTCGTGCGGTCGATGGAGCTCCTCGCCGAGCACGTCATCCCGCATTTCGCCGACGCCCCACCACTCGTCCCCCGTGCCCTGCGGCACGAGGAACCCACCCACACCGACAAATTTTTCGAAATCGAGTTCGACGATGAAGGAGAAGTCCATGAGCTATCTCGCGGTTGA
- a CDS encoding bifunctional 3,4-dihydroxy-2-butanone-4-phosphate synthase/GTP cyclohydrolase II, translating to MSTTTLPQDPDAPTPIATEASTQAVARAVAAVAAGGFVVVVDDDDRENEGDLICSASSITDEQMAFLIRHTTGIICAPMTAERARRLELPQMVEDNRDAHGTAFTVTVDHKNAGTGVSAHDRALTVRALASDTTTAGELRRPGHVFPLQARDGGVLTRAGHTEAAVDLVTMAGAGEVGVIGEIIADDGTMRRGDDLLEFAERHGLPVLRIADLVAHRTAAGSFVHQMATAAMPTLFGDFRAVAYRSDIDDTEHLALVMGDVAAAGAAAEGALVRVHSECLTGDIVGSLRCDCGAQLEQALSAIAAEGCGAVIYLRGHEGRGIGLGHKIRAYALQEQGLDTVDANTALGLPVDSRTYGTGAAILKDLGIRRVRLITNNPAKYGGLGGHDLDIVGRVGLPTVTTPHNVRYLRTKKERMGHVLSGDTVMGEAPTGTTGA from the coding sequence ATGAGCACGACCACTCTCCCCCAGGACCCCGACGCCCCGACCCCCATCGCGACCGAGGCGTCGACCCAGGCCGTCGCCCGCGCGGTGGCGGCCGTGGCCGCAGGCGGTTTCGTCGTCGTGGTCGACGACGACGACCGGGAGAACGAGGGCGACCTCATCTGCTCGGCGTCGTCGATCACCGACGAGCAGATGGCGTTCCTGATCCGCCACACCACCGGCATCATCTGTGCCCCGATGACCGCTGAGCGTGCCCGCCGGCTCGAGCTGCCACAGATGGTCGAGGACAACCGGGACGCGCACGGCACCGCCTTCACCGTCACCGTGGATCACAAGAACGCCGGCACCGGGGTCTCGGCGCACGACCGCGCCCTGACCGTCCGGGCGCTGGCCTCCGACACCACCACGGCCGGCGAATTGCGCCGCCCCGGACACGTCTTCCCCCTGCAGGCCCGCGACGGCGGGGTCCTGACCCGCGCAGGGCACACCGAGGCCGCCGTCGACCTGGTCACCATGGCCGGGGCCGGCGAGGTCGGGGTCATCGGCGAGATCATCGCCGACGACGGGACGATGCGGCGCGGCGACGACCTCCTCGAGTTCGCCGAACGCCACGGACTGCCGGTGTTGCGGATCGCCGACCTCGTGGCCCACCGGACCGCCGCCGGTTCGTTCGTCCACCAGATGGCCACCGCGGCGATGCCGACCCTGTTCGGCGACTTCCGCGCGGTCGCCTACCGCTCGGACATCGACGACACCGAACACCTGGCCCTCGTCATGGGCGACGTGGCCGCCGCCGGCGCCGCCGCCGAGGGTGCACTTGTGCGCGTGCACAGCGAATGCCTGACCGGTGACATCGTCGGCTCCCTGCGCTGCGACTGCGGTGCACAGCTCGAGCAGGCGCTGTCGGCCATCGCGGCAGAGGGCTGCGGAGCGGTGATCTACCTGCGCGGCCACGAGGGCCGAGGTATCGGACTCGGCCACAAGATCCGTGCGTATGCACTCCAGGAGCAGGGCCTCGACACCGTCGACGCCAACACCGCACTCGGACTCCCGGTGGATTCGCGCACCTACGGCACGGGCGCCGCGATCCTGAAAGACCTGGGCATCCGCCGCGTCCGTCTGATCACCAACAACCCCGCGAAGTACGGCGGGCTCGGTGGCCACGACCTCGACATCGTCGGGCGCGTCGGCCTGCCGACCGTCACCACCCCCCACAACGTCCGGTACCTCCGCACCAAGAAGGAGCGGATGGGCCACGTGCTGTCGGGCGACACCGTCATGGGAGAGGCGCCGACCGGGACGACAGGTGCATGA
- a CDS encoding flavin reductase family protein: protein MNETVLDQVALGFREVMAKVCTPVAVITAFDDRRPHGTTVSAFTSLSMGPPMILVSLDRGSDLLAIIRRTGRFGVNVLAHDQADVAMRFARKGADKFDGVDWSDSAELPRLDGAAGWLGCTTASLVDGGDHVVALGNIVETGITSTAPLTYHDRVFGTHRAFEVAR, encoded by the coding sequence GTGAACGAAACCGTTCTCGACCAGGTGGCCCTCGGGTTCCGAGAGGTCATGGCCAAGGTCTGCACCCCCGTCGCGGTCATCACGGCCTTCGACGACCGGCGGCCGCACGGCACCACGGTCAGCGCGTTCACATCGCTGTCGATGGGGCCGCCGATGATCCTGGTCTCCCTCGACCGCGGCTCCGACCTCCTCGCGATCATCCGCCGCACCGGCCGATTCGGCGTCAACGTGCTCGCCCACGACCAGGCCGACGTCGCGATGCGGTTCGCCCGCAAGGGCGCCGACAAGTTCGACGGGGTCGACTGGTCGGACTCCGCGGAGCTCCCCCGGCTCGATGGTGCCGCGGGCTGGCTGGGCTGTACCACCGCCTCCCTGGTCGACGGCGGCGATCATGTTGTCGCCCTGGGCAACATCGTCGAGACCGGCATCACCTCCACCGCACCCCTCACCTACCACGACCGGGTGTTTGGCACCCACCGAGCATTCGAGGTCGCCCGATGA
- a CDS encoding SDR family NAD(P)-dependent oxidoreductase, translating to MSTRPRVWIVTGGSRGIGRSVVENITARGDSVVSLARGVATTPFTRPAQVLELKTDITDSSSVARALATVKEEYGGAHGLINVAGVHRGGRVDDLSREDWDLVLTTNLTGAFEMCKATVPILEPGSSIVNVGAVVGFRGFPGDVAYGSAKAGLSGLTQVLAAELAPRDIRVNLVIPGFVDTDMTSGLSDRARARVVSSIPAGRTGRPEEIAQVIVDVALSTYMYGAIVPVDGGLMNTFSGGGR from the coding sequence ATGAGCACCCGACCCCGGGTCTGGATCGTGACCGGCGGGTCGCGCGGCATCGGCCGGTCCGTCGTCGAGAACATCACGGCCCGAGGCGATTCCGTCGTTTCCCTGGCACGCGGCGTGGCGACCACGCCGTTCACCAGGCCGGCACAGGTCCTGGAGCTGAAGACCGACATCACCGACTCCTCGTCGGTGGCCCGCGCACTGGCCACCGTCAAGGAGGAGTACGGCGGCGCCCACGGCCTGATCAACGTCGCCGGCGTGCACCGCGGTGGACGGGTCGACGATCTGAGTCGCGAGGACTGGGATCTTGTGCTGACCACCAACCTCACCGGCGCCTTCGAGATGTGCAAGGCCACGGTCCCGATCCTCGAACCGGGTTCGTCGATCGTGAATGTCGGTGCGGTGGTTGGCTTTCGGGGATTCCCGGGCGACGTCGCCTACGGCTCGGCGAAGGCCGGTCTCAGCGGTCTGACGCAGGTCCTCGCCGCGGAACTCGCCCCCCGCGACATCCGGGTCAACCTGGTCATCCCCGGTTTTGTGGATACCGACATGACCTCCGGACTCAGCGACCGGGCTCGGGCACGCGTCGTGTCGTCCATCCCCGCCGGGCGGACCGGCCGGCCGGAGGAGATCGCGCAGGTCATCGTCGATGTCGCTCTGTCCACCTACATGTACGGCGCCATCGTGCCCGTCGACGGTGGACTGATGAACACCTTCAGCGGCGGCGGTCGGTGA
- a CDS encoding GAF domain-containing protein, with protein MTSIAERGVDPGIDSEGGSARATGRERDVIAAFAEITTEAITDTKLEDLLSLVGQKLCALLGVTRCSVYLRHANGSYRGAAGFCEDAGDITEAVKRQVSGFDGDLFSQEVINTRAPVVIADALNDPRPHRRTMTHWDVRAMLGVPLTFDDAVIGLIFVDSRGREHEFTPEDIEVAELFARLSALFISQAMLNTRLRGQAAEIARNNATLAYLADVHHRLTSAVLEGANIHRVVELLSELSAKPVVLYNNSFDVLAWAAPEALKLTAPPVMSEKVRATASVRQALAELSVSTPSAIVPAQLAVGLGRRHLMCRLVIEGRQTGFLGIVEVGRSLEALDANIAERGATVLALQMLSERRQIETEGQARDDYLSDLLRNSRDKEHLVRRGPQFGIDLTNPHVLVRFTVDDATDRLTASAIQSLVTRAFASVMAISPPPAVRLPGAVIVMVRLESDDLDEVGRVRDHVSTIRDRLSGDLSLGATLISGICRTPVDFPHAHRDLREMGSVAKSFGWDERVMTLDELGLFRVIVSSGHVKEALHFAHSFVAPVRQHDDGTLLATWRAFVAADGKVQATATTLDVHENTIRYRLGRIKEIARRDPTSLDCLLSAKMAFQVLDLAGQ; from the coding sequence ATGACGTCCATCGCGGAGCGCGGAGTCGATCCCGGTATCGATTCCGAGGGCGGGTCGGCACGTGCCACCGGCCGCGAACGCGACGTCATCGCGGCCTTCGCCGAGATCACCACCGAGGCCATCACCGACACCAAGCTCGAGGACCTCCTCAGCCTGGTCGGCCAGAAGCTCTGCGCACTCCTCGGCGTCACCCGTTGCTCGGTCTACCTGCGGCACGCCAACGGCAGCTATCGCGGTGCCGCGGGCTTCTGCGAGGACGCCGGCGACATCACCGAGGCCGTGAAGCGGCAGGTCTCCGGCTTCGACGGCGACCTGTTCAGCCAGGAGGTCATCAACACCCGCGCGCCCGTCGTCATCGCCGACGCCCTCAACGACCCGCGCCCCCACCGCCGGACGATGACCCACTGGGACGTCCGCGCGATGCTCGGCGTCCCGCTCACCTTCGACGACGCGGTGATCGGCCTGATCTTCGTCGACAGCCGCGGCCGCGAACACGAGTTCACCCCCGAGGACATCGAGGTCGCCGAACTGTTCGCGCGCCTGTCCGCCCTGTTCATCAGCCAGGCGATGCTCAACACCCGCCTGCGCGGTCAGGCCGCCGAGATCGCGCGGAACAACGCCACCCTGGCCTACCTCGCCGACGTCCACCACCGCCTGACCAGCGCGGTGCTCGAGGGCGCCAACATCCACCGCGTCGTCGAACTCCTGTCGGAGTTGTCGGCCAAGCCTGTGGTTCTCTACAACAACTCCTTCGATGTACTCGCCTGGGCCGCGCCGGAGGCGCTGAAGCTGACCGCTCCCCCGGTGATGAGCGAGAAGGTGCGGGCCACCGCCTCGGTGCGGCAGGCTCTCGCCGAACTGTCTGTAAGCACGCCGTCGGCCATCGTCCCGGCGCAGCTGGCGGTCGGCCTCGGCCGCCGACACCTGATGTGCCGCTTGGTGATCGAGGGGAGACAGACCGGTTTCCTCGGCATCGTCGAGGTGGGCCGCAGCCTCGAGGCCCTCGACGCGAACATCGCCGAACGCGGCGCCACCGTCCTGGCCCTGCAGATGCTCTCCGAGCGCCGGCAGATCGAGACCGAGGGGCAGGCGCGCGACGACTACCTGTCGGACCTGCTGCGCAACAGCCGCGACAAGGAACACCTGGTCCGACGCGGCCCGCAGTTCGGCATCGACCTCACCAATCCCCATGTGCTGGTTCGGTTCACCGTCGACGACGCGACCGACCGGCTGACGGCGTCGGCGATCCAGTCGCTGGTCACCCGCGCCTTCGCCTCGGTCATGGCCATCTCCCCGCCGCCGGCTGTCCGACTGCCGGGCGCGGTCATCGTCATGGTCCGCCTGGAGTCCGACGACCTCGACGAGGTCGGGAGGGTCCGCGACCACGTGTCGACGATCCGCGATCGACTCTCCGGCGATCTCTCACTCGGCGCGACCCTCATCTCCGGCATCTGCCGCACCCCCGTCGACTTTCCGCACGCCCATCGCGACCTACGCGAGATGGGTTCGGTGGCAAAGTCGTTCGGGTGGGATGAGCGGGTGATGACCCTCGACGAACTCGGCCTGTTCCGGGTGATCGTGTCCAGCGGTCACGTCAAGGAGGCCCTGCACTTCGCGCATTCCTTCGTCGCACCCGTCCGCCAGCACGACGACGGCACGCTCCTCGCCACCTGGCGAGCCTTCGTGGCCGCCGACGGTAAGGTCCAGGCCACCGCGACGACACTGGACGTCCACGAGAACACCATCCGGTACCGCCTCGGCCGGATCAAGGAGATCGCACGACGCGATCCGACGTCGCTGGACTGCCTGCTGTCGGCGAAGATGGCCTTTCAGGTCCTCGACCTCGCAGGTCAGTGA
- a CDS encoding nuclear transport factor 2 family protein, whose translation MSTSTASVSTEQQNKALVAEFMEVFSRGDVDAILSFLAPTATWWVGGEIDGISGTKNKEEFGAMLAGLSATTKTGAIALTPLAFTAEGERVAVETESYSEMNNGKVYNNLYHFVFVVRDGKIHEVKEFLDTEHTRAVFLG comes from the coding sequence GTGTCAACCAGTACAGCAAGCGTCAGCACGGAGCAGCAGAACAAGGCTCTGGTCGCGGAGTTCATGGAGGTGTTCTCCCGCGGCGACGTGGACGCCATCCTGTCCTTCCTGGCGCCGACGGCCACCTGGTGGGTGGGCGGGGAGATCGACGGTATCTCCGGAACCAAGAACAAAGAGGAGTTCGGCGCCATGCTGGCCGGCCTCTCCGCCACCACCAAGACCGGCGCCATCGCGCTCACCCCGCTCGCCTTCACCGCCGAGGGAGAACGCGTGGCGGTCGAGACCGAGTCGTACTCGGAGATGAACAACGGCAAGGTCTACAACAACCTCTACCACTTCGTCTTCGTGGTCCGCGACGGAAAGATCCACGAGGTCAAGGAGTTCCTGGACACCGAGCACACCCGCGCGGTCTTCCTCGGCTGA
- a CDS encoding LLM class flavin-dependent oxidoreductase — translation MDVGVLLVFQNYHENVSDEEVFLRDLELGVLAEKAGFDSVWSAEHHFDDYSMCPDNFAILSYLAGRTSKVKLGIGATILPWNDPLRVVEKAIMLDQMSGGRVLLGMGRGLAKMEYEAFGIPMDEARPRFNEAAEMVLRGLRTGVVSGDGPMYPQKEIALRPAPNPNTSWDGRLFAAAMSPDSVPVVADLGVQMMTFMQFPFEQHAEAINGWKQMFRDAQGVEPGPPVIQDFVICHEDEEEARRLAYEHINRYFLSVIKHYDFAGKHWRETKGYETYQAGADMIREAGMEAAADAYVEANIYGTPEQCVEKYAYRHELIGDFLPNAAFAFGGLPFDEAEKSLKLFGEKVVPEVHKMKAKTPAAV, via the coding sequence ATGGATGTCGGCGTACTTCTCGTCTTCCAGAACTACCACGAGAACGTGAGTGACGAAGAGGTCTTCCTGCGCGACCTCGAGCTCGGCGTACTGGCCGAGAAGGCCGGTTTCGACTCGGTCTGGTCGGCGGAGCACCACTTCGACGACTACTCGATGTGCCCGGACAACTTCGCGATCCTGTCCTACCTCGCCGGCCGCACCTCGAAGGTCAAGCTCGGCATCGGCGCCACGATCCTGCCGTGGAACGATCCGTTGCGCGTCGTGGAGAAGGCCATCATGCTGGACCAGATGTCCGGTGGCCGTGTACTTCTCGGCATGGGTCGCGGCCTGGCGAAGATGGAGTACGAGGCCTTCGGCATCCCCATGGACGAGGCCCGTCCCCGCTTCAACGAGGCTGCCGAGATGGTGCTGCGCGGACTCCGCACCGGCGTCGTCTCCGGCGACGGCCCGATGTACCCGCAGAAGGAGATCGCCCTGCGGCCGGCTCCGAACCCGAACACCTCCTGGGATGGACGACTTTTCGCCGCGGCGATGTCGCCCGACTCGGTTCCGGTGGTCGCCGACCTCGGCGTCCAGATGATGACCTTCATGCAGTTCCCGTTCGAGCAGCATGCCGAGGCGATCAACGGCTGGAAGCAGATGTTCCGCGACGCCCAGGGCGTCGAGCCCGGCCCGCCGGTCATCCAGGACTTCGTCATCTGCCACGAGGACGAAGAGGAAGCCCGTCGTCTGGCCTACGAGCACATCAACCGCTACTTCCTGTCGGTCATCAAGCACTACGACTTCGCCGGCAAGCACTGGCGTGAGACCAAGGGCTACGAGACCTACCAGGCGGGTGCGGACATGATCCGCGAGGCAGGCATGGAGGCCGCGGCCGACGCCTACGTCGAGGCGAACATCTACGGCACGCCCGAGCAGTGCGTCGAGAAGTACGCCTACCGTCACGAGCTCATCGGCGACTTCCTCCCCAACGCGGCCTTCGCCTTCGGCGGTCTGCCCTTCGACGAGGCCGAGAAGAGCCTGAAGCTCTTCGGCGAGAAGGTCGTCCCCGAGGTCCACAAGATGAAGGCCAAGACGCCCGCGGCGGTCTGA